One segment of Carya illinoinensis cultivar Pawnee chromosome 1, C.illinoinensisPawnee_v1, whole genome shotgun sequence DNA contains the following:
- the LOC122309938 gene encoding transcription factor EGL1-like isoform X1, with translation MANGSQTRDGVPENLRNQLAVAVRSIQWSYAIFWSLSTTEQGVLEWGDGYYNGDIKTRKTVQAMELKADKIGLQRSQQLRELFQSLLEGETEQQAKRPSAALSPEDLTDAEWYYLVCMSFVFSPGQGLPGRALANGQTIWLCNAQYADSKVFSRSLLAKSASIQTVVCFPYLGGVIELGVTELVTEDPSLLQHIKVSLLELSKPVCSEKSSSVSHKADDDRDPMCAKVNQEVMNTSPLENLYSPSEEIKFDQEGINELGGNINEEINMDSPDDCSNGCEHNYQTEDSFMLEGPNGGASQVQSWHAMDDDFSNGVQDSMNSSDCISEAFVNQEKPLSTLKQEDNHNHLKELQNSNHTRLSSLDLGADDDLQYRRILSSILGRSPRLIEKSCFQYSDCKSSFLSWKKEAIGSAYRPQIQQRMLKKILFSVPLMYGGCSLRSQKESGGKDWLWKLERDDICMGHVLSDNRRENENFLVLRSMVPSITEINKASILSDTIKYLKELEARVEELESCMVSVDFEARARRKYLDMVEQISDNYDRKKIDNGRKPWINKRKACDMDETDPELNGAVPEDGLPLDVKVSIKEQEVLIEMRCPYREYILLDVMDAINNLHLDAYSVQSSAPNGILTLTLKSKFRGAATAPVGLIKQALWKIAWRRTIHSS, from the exons ATGGCAAATGGCAGTCAAACCCGAGATGGGGTGCCAGAGAACCTAAGAAATCAGCTTGCTGTTGCTGTGAGGAGTATCCAATGGAGTTATGCAATTTTCTGGTCGCTGTCAACAACAGAACAAGG GGTACTTGAATGGGGTGATGGGTACTATAATGGTGACATCAAAACTAGAAAAACAGTCCAAGCCATGGAACTTAAGGCTGATAAAATAGGCTTACAGAGAAGCCAGCAATTGAGAGAGCTTTTCCAGTCTCTCTTGGAAGGCGAAACTGAACAACAAGCTAAAAGGCCCTCAGCAGCATTGTCACCGGAGGATCTCACAGATGCTGAGTGGTATTACTTGGTTTGCATGTCCTTTGTCTTCAGTCCTGGCCAAGG TTTGCCGGGAAGGGCGTTAGCAAATGGTCAAACCATCTGGTTATGCAATGCTCAATATGCGGACAGCAAAGTGTTCTCTAGATCTTTGCTAGCCAAG AGTGCATCTATTCAG ACTGTGGTATGTTTTCCTTATCTGGGGGGTGTGATAGAGCTGGGTGTGACTGAActg GTCACTGAGGACCCTAGCCTTCTTCAACACATCAAAGTTTCCTTATTAGAGTTGTCAAAGCCAGTATGTTCCGAAAAATCTTCCTCTGTTTCTCATAAAGCAGATGATGACAGAGATCCAATGTGTGCCAAGGTTAATCAGGAAGTAATGAACACTTCTCCTTTGGAGAACCTATATTCCCCATCCGAAGAAATCAAGTTTGATCAGGAAGGAATCAATGAATTAGGTGGAAATATCAATGAAGAAATCAACATGGATTCTCCTGATGATTGTTCCAATGGCTGCGAGCACAATTACCAGACAGAAGACTCTTTCATGCTTGAAGGTCCAAATGGCGGGGCTTCTCAAGTTCAGAGCTGGCATGCCATGGATGACGACTTCAGCAATGGAGTTCAAGATTCCATGAATTCCAGTGACTGTATATCTGAAGCTTTTGTGAATCAAGAAAAGCCTCTCTCTACTCTTAAGCAAGAAGATAACCACAATCATTTGAAAGAACTTCAGAACTCCAATCACACAAGACTAAGTTCCTTGGATCTTGGAGCGGATGATGACCTGCAGTACAGAAGAATTCTTTCTTCTATTCTGGGACGCTCACCTCGGTTGattgaaaaatcatgttttcaatatAGTGATTGCAAATCCAGTTTTCTGAGTTGGAAGAAAGAAGCAATTGGTAGTGCTTATAGGCCACAGATACAGCAGAGAATGCTAAAAAAGATACTATTCTCGGTCCCTCTTATGTACGGTGGTTGCTCTCTTAGGTCCCAGAAAGAAAGTGGTGGAAAAGATTGGCTTTGGAAATTGGAAAGGGATGATATTTGCATGGGACATGTTTTGTCAGACAatagaagagagaatgagaacTTTCTGGTCCTCAGGTCAATGGTTCCTTCTATCACTGAG ATTAACAAAGCATCGATTCTTAGTGACACAATCAAATACCTGAAAGAGCTTGAGGCAAGGGTAGAAGAGTTGGAATCTTGCATGGTTTCAGTAGATTTTGAAGCAAGAGCCAGAAGGAAATACCTTGATATGGTAGAGCAGATTTCTGATAATTATGACAGGAAAAAGATTGATAATGGCAGGAAACCTTGGATAAACAAGAGGAAGGCTTGTGACATGGATGAAACTGACCCAGAACTGAACGGAGCTGTTCCTGAAGATGGCCTGCCATTAGATGTGAAAGTCAGCATAAAAGAGCAGGAGGTTCTGATAGAGATGAGATGCCCTTACAGGGAATATATTTTGCTCGATGTCATGGATGCGATAAATAATCTGCATTTGGATGCATACTCAGTTCAATCATCTGCTCCTAATGGCATTCTGACATTGACCTTAAAATCTAAG TTTCGAGGAGCAGCAACTGCACCTGTGGGATTGATCAAACAAGCACTTTGGAAAATTGCTT GGAGAAGAACGATCCATTCATCGTAA
- the LOC122309938 gene encoding transcription factor EGL1-like isoform X2: protein MANGSQTRDGVPENLRNQLAVAVRSIQWSYAIFWSLSTTEQGVLEWGDGYYNGDIKTRKTVQAMELKADKIGLQRSQQLRELFQSLLEGETEQQAKRPSAALSPEDLTDAEWYYLVCMSFVFSPGQGLPGRALANGQTIWLCNAQYADSKVFSRSLLAKSASIQVTEDPSLLQHIKVSLLELSKPVCSEKSSSVSHKADDDRDPMCAKVNQEVMNTSPLENLYSPSEEIKFDQEGINELGGNINEEINMDSPDDCSNGCEHNYQTEDSFMLEGPNGGASQVQSWHAMDDDFSNGVQDSMNSSDCISEAFVNQEKPLSTLKQEDNHNHLKELQNSNHTRLSSLDLGADDDLQYRRILSSILGRSPRLIEKSCFQYSDCKSSFLSWKKEAIGSAYRPQIQQRMLKKILFSVPLMYGGCSLRSQKESGGKDWLWKLERDDICMGHVLSDNRRENENFLVLRSMVPSITEINKASILSDTIKYLKELEARVEELESCMVSVDFEARARRKYLDMVEQISDNYDRKKIDNGRKPWINKRKACDMDETDPELNGAVPEDGLPLDVKVSIKEQEVLIEMRCPYREYILLDVMDAINNLHLDAYSVQSSAPNGILTLTLKSKFRGAATAPVGLIKQALWKIAWRRTIHSS from the exons ATGGCAAATGGCAGTCAAACCCGAGATGGGGTGCCAGAGAACCTAAGAAATCAGCTTGCTGTTGCTGTGAGGAGTATCCAATGGAGTTATGCAATTTTCTGGTCGCTGTCAACAACAGAACAAGG GGTACTTGAATGGGGTGATGGGTACTATAATGGTGACATCAAAACTAGAAAAACAGTCCAAGCCATGGAACTTAAGGCTGATAAAATAGGCTTACAGAGAAGCCAGCAATTGAGAGAGCTTTTCCAGTCTCTCTTGGAAGGCGAAACTGAACAACAAGCTAAAAGGCCCTCAGCAGCATTGTCACCGGAGGATCTCACAGATGCTGAGTGGTATTACTTGGTTTGCATGTCCTTTGTCTTCAGTCCTGGCCAAGG TTTGCCGGGAAGGGCGTTAGCAAATGGTCAAACCATCTGGTTATGCAATGCTCAATATGCGGACAGCAAAGTGTTCTCTAGATCTTTGCTAGCCAAG AGTGCATCTATTCAG GTCACTGAGGACCCTAGCCTTCTTCAACACATCAAAGTTTCCTTATTAGAGTTGTCAAAGCCAGTATGTTCCGAAAAATCTTCCTCTGTTTCTCATAAAGCAGATGATGACAGAGATCCAATGTGTGCCAAGGTTAATCAGGAAGTAATGAACACTTCTCCTTTGGAGAACCTATATTCCCCATCCGAAGAAATCAAGTTTGATCAGGAAGGAATCAATGAATTAGGTGGAAATATCAATGAAGAAATCAACATGGATTCTCCTGATGATTGTTCCAATGGCTGCGAGCACAATTACCAGACAGAAGACTCTTTCATGCTTGAAGGTCCAAATGGCGGGGCTTCTCAAGTTCAGAGCTGGCATGCCATGGATGACGACTTCAGCAATGGAGTTCAAGATTCCATGAATTCCAGTGACTGTATATCTGAAGCTTTTGTGAATCAAGAAAAGCCTCTCTCTACTCTTAAGCAAGAAGATAACCACAATCATTTGAAAGAACTTCAGAACTCCAATCACACAAGACTAAGTTCCTTGGATCTTGGAGCGGATGATGACCTGCAGTACAGAAGAATTCTTTCTTCTATTCTGGGACGCTCACCTCGGTTGattgaaaaatcatgttttcaatatAGTGATTGCAAATCCAGTTTTCTGAGTTGGAAGAAAGAAGCAATTGGTAGTGCTTATAGGCCACAGATACAGCAGAGAATGCTAAAAAAGATACTATTCTCGGTCCCTCTTATGTACGGTGGTTGCTCTCTTAGGTCCCAGAAAGAAAGTGGTGGAAAAGATTGGCTTTGGAAATTGGAAAGGGATGATATTTGCATGGGACATGTTTTGTCAGACAatagaagagagaatgagaacTTTCTGGTCCTCAGGTCAATGGTTCCTTCTATCACTGAG ATTAACAAAGCATCGATTCTTAGTGACACAATCAAATACCTGAAAGAGCTTGAGGCAAGGGTAGAAGAGTTGGAATCTTGCATGGTTTCAGTAGATTTTGAAGCAAGAGCCAGAAGGAAATACCTTGATATGGTAGAGCAGATTTCTGATAATTATGACAGGAAAAAGATTGATAATGGCAGGAAACCTTGGATAAACAAGAGGAAGGCTTGTGACATGGATGAAACTGACCCAGAACTGAACGGAGCTGTTCCTGAAGATGGCCTGCCATTAGATGTGAAAGTCAGCATAAAAGAGCAGGAGGTTCTGATAGAGATGAGATGCCCTTACAGGGAATATATTTTGCTCGATGTCATGGATGCGATAAATAATCTGCATTTGGATGCATACTCAGTTCAATCATCTGCTCCTAATGGCATTCTGACATTGACCTTAAAATCTAAG TTTCGAGGAGCAGCAACTGCACCTGTGGGATTGATCAAACAAGCACTTTGGAAAATTGCTT GGAGAAGAACGATCCATTCATCGTAA
- the LOC122301740 gene encoding gibberellin 20-oxidase-like protein, with the protein MPFLYILGIMSESQTSVELPIVDISQPINPSSLSFLAEACKKWGFFHIINHGISIDLYSKLYMLSKGLFSLPSDTKLKLGPFSSVKTYTPHFIASPYFESLRVAGPNFFASAQSSANILFVEQNSEFSDILQEYGSKMAELSKIIIKILLMSFGEGFEEYYESEFKNCHGYLRINNYSPPESLEDVVEGLGMHTDMSCVTIVYQDEIGGLQVRSKEGKWMDIRPCEGTLVVNIGDMLQAWSNDKFRSSEHRVILKQPANRFSLAFFWCFEDEKVITAPDEVIGEGNMRLYKPFVSLDYLKFRESNERGKFEKVGFTVRDFAGIGLQI; encoded by the exons ATGCCTTTTCTCTATATTCTAGGCATTATGTCTGAATCCCAAACTTCTGTAGAACTTCCCATCGTGGATATTTCTCAACCAATAAACCCATCTTCCCTGTCTTTCCTAGCAGAAGCCTGCAAAAAATGGGGTTTCTTCCACATAATTAATCATGGAATTTCCATAGATCTTTACAGCAAACTCTATATGCTCTCAAAAGGGCTCTTCAGCCTCCCTTCTGACACTAAACTTAAGCTGGGTCCTTTCTCTTCTGTTAAAACTTATACTCCTCATTTTATAGCCTCTCCATACTTCGAGAGCCTTAGAGTTGCCGGACCAAACTTCTTTGCCTCTGCTCAAAGTTCTGCAAATATACTATTTGTTGAACAGAACTCTGAATTCAG TGATATATTACAGGAATATGGAAGCAAGATGGCAGAGTTGTCAAAGATAATCATAAAGATATTGCTGATGAGCTTTGGGGAAGGATTTGAGGAGTACTATGAATCTGAATTCAAGAACTGCCATGGATATTTGCGAATAAATAACTACTCTCCACCAGAGAGTTTGGAAGATGTGGTTGAAGGGCTGGGAATGCATACTGATATGAGCTGTGTTACAATTGTCTATCAAGATGAAATAGGAGGGCTTCAAGTGAGATCAAAGGAAGGAAAGTGGATGGACATAAGGCCATGTGAGGGGACCCTAGTGGTGAACATAGGAGATATGTTGCAAGCTTGGAGCAATGACAAGTTCAGGTCATCTGAACATCGGGTCATTTTAAAACAGCCAGCAAACCGCTTTTCTCTAGCTTTCTTTTGGTGCTTTGAGGATGAAAAGGTGATCACAGCACCAGATGAAGTGATTGGAGAAGGAAATATGAGGCTTTACAAGCCATTTGTCTCCTTAGACTACTTGAAATTCAGAGAGAGCAATGAGAGGGGGAAGTTTGAAAAGGTCGGGTTTACTGTCAGAGATTTTGCTGGGATTGGACTCCAGATTTGA